One Pleuronectes platessa chromosome 20, fPlePla1.1, whole genome shotgun sequence DNA window includes the following coding sequences:
- the LOC128426208 gene encoding uncharacterized protein DDB_G0279979-like, which translates to MEKPDILKILNDELLTAYRKINALKEEVWQLQDQLQDRDEIIKMAVEKEKEKEKEKEKEKEKRKEIEAETEKMNEIQALTEKFGR; encoded by the coding sequence atggagaaaccagatattctgaagatcctcaatgacgaactcctcacagcctacaggaagatcaatgctcttaaggaggaggtgtggcagctgcaagaccagcttcaagacagagatgagatcataaagatggcggtggagaaggagaaggagaaggagaaggagaaagagaaggagaaggagaagaggaaggagattgaggCCGAGACCGAGAAGatgaatgagatccaggccctgacggagaag